A region of Oceanicoccus sp. KOV_DT_Chl DNA encodes the following proteins:
- a CDS encoding efflux RND transporter periplasmic adaptor subunit produces the protein MDRARQQPLNGKLSPLVIISSVVIIAIVVSLIMLDFGSPRIDRDDLQTDTVQQGDLTIQVNGNGVLLPKDIEWIASRVEGRVAAIHKRAGDIVAAGELLIELNNPALVTAAEEALSALEGAKAEKLSYSVDLENQLLNQKSISLQAKFAYESAKLKLDAETQLRKKSNIIADIDYQRTQLEVKQLLARYSIEQERLQKSQTNTAAQLAAKDAYIKQLSKALDRSNDKVSALAITASISGVLQSMNLEIGQRLLPGNEIAKVAQQDQLYAELKILARQATNIVLGQDVIIDTRNGTTTGHVSRIDPAVTQGSVIIDVTLNGELPKGARPELQVEGIITTAILRNILYVGKPSYSKTDSQISVYKIEGDYAQRLFIQTGQASMNNIQIISGLKAGDEIILSDSSDWQQHEKILIN, from the coding sequence ATGGATCGTGCCCGGCAACAACCCCTCAATGGAAAACTGTCCCCTCTCGTTATTATCAGTAGCGTAGTCATCATTGCCATTGTGGTCAGTTTAATCATGCTCGATTTTGGCAGCCCTCGTATTGATCGTGACGATCTACAAACCGATACTGTACAACAAGGCGATCTCACCATTCAGGTGAACGGTAATGGCGTGCTACTACCCAAAGATATTGAATGGATAGCCTCCAGAGTAGAAGGTCGCGTTGCTGCCATCCATAAACGTGCTGGCGACATCGTTGCCGCCGGTGAATTATTAATAGAGTTAAACAACCCTGCCTTGGTGACCGCTGCCGAAGAAGCATTATCCGCTCTCGAAGGCGCCAAAGCAGAAAAACTTTCCTATTCAGTGGATCTGGAGAATCAATTACTCAATCAAAAATCCATCAGCCTGCAAGCGAAATTTGCCTATGAAAGCGCCAAACTAAAATTAGACGCTGAAACGCAATTACGAAAAAAGTCTAATATTATTGCTGATATAGACTATCAACGTACCCAACTTGAAGTTAAACAGTTACTGGCGCGTTACAGTATCGAACAAGAGCGCCTGCAAAAAAGCCAAACCAATACCGCCGCGCAACTCGCGGCCAAAGATGCCTACATCAAGCAACTCAGCAAAGCACTCGACCGCAGCAACGATAAAGTATCGGCATTAGCAATAACCGCCAGCATAAGCGGCGTTTTACAATCAATGAATCTAGAAATTGGGCAACGACTATTACCGGGCAACGAAATCGCTAAAGTAGCTCAACAAGACCAACTATATGCAGAGTTAAAAATATTAGCCCGTCAGGCGACTAACATTGTGCTTGGCCAGGATGTCATCATAGATACACGCAACGGCACAACAACAGGACATGTTAGCCGCATAGACCCTGCCGTAACTCAAGGCTCCGTAATTATCGACGTCACGCTTAACGGCGAGCTACCCAAAGGGGCTCGCCCGGAGTTGCAAGTTGAAGGCATCATCACCACCGCTATACTGCGCAATATTTTATATGTCGGTAAACCAAGTTACAGCAAAACAGATAGCCAAATCAGTGTTTATAAAATTGAAGGCGATTATGCCCAGCGATTGTTTATTCAAACCGGACAAGCCTCTATGAATAATATCCAAATCATTAGCGGGCTAAAAGCGGGGGACGAAATAATTTTATCTGACAGTAGCGATTGGCAACAGCACGAAAAAATTCTGATTAATTAA
- a CDS encoding ABC transporter ATP-binding protein: MDQPELIKLRGINKVFYTEELETWALNDIDITINQGEYVSISGASGCGKSTLLSVLGLLDTPTEGHYFLNGEDVSDLNANRRAAIRNREIGFIFQAFNLIGDMNVYENVELPLTYRKDLSKQQRKQRVEDALEKVDMSHRIKHFPAQLSGGQQQRVAIARALAGQPKVLLADEPTGNLDSTNAAMVMALLDTLHQQGSTICMVTHDPRSAEQAQRQIVLLDGKIISDNTLSNADKAEVA, from the coding sequence ATGGATCAGCCTGAATTAATTAAACTACGTGGCATCAACAAAGTTTTTTACACTGAAGAATTAGAAACCTGGGCGCTGAATGATATTGATATCACTATAAATCAGGGCGAGTATGTTTCTATTAGTGGCGCATCAGGCTGTGGAAAATCTACCCTACTCTCTGTTTTAGGCTTATTGGACACACCAACTGAAGGTCACTACTTTCTTAATGGCGAAGACGTTTCCGACCTCAACGCCAATCGCCGAGCAGCTATCCGTAACCGGGAAATTGGCTTTATCTTTCAAGCGTTCAATTTGATTGGCGACATGAATGTCTATGAAAATGTCGAGCTGCCGCTTACCTACCGTAAAGACTTAAGCAAACAGCAGCGTAAGCAACGGGTCGAAGACGCTCTCGAAAAAGTAGACATGTCACACCGGATCAAACACTTCCCGGCACAATTATCGGGCGGCCAACAACAGCGAGTCGCCATTGCCAGAGCATTAGCTGGCCAACCCAAAGTGTTACTCGCCGATGAACCCACCGGTAATCTCGACTCTACCAACGCCGCCATGGTGATGGCGCTGTTAGATACCTTACATCAACAGGGCAGTACTATTTGCATGGTTACTCATGACCCGCGCTCAGCAGAACAAGCGCAGCGGCAAATTGTATTATTGGATGGAAAAATTATTAGCGACAACACACTTAGTAATGCCGACAAAGCTGAGGTCGCGTAA
- a CDS encoding cysteine hydrolase family protein — protein MKALLCLDFENDIVHPDGKVSAKGYAAYNAKYESTNHLKRAQQQFRAAGLPVLHVRVGFYPGYAQQPKGSPLMGKAHEFEAFNLNGWGGEFFAEVAPQGDELIITKHRVGAFHATALELTLNTLGVTELYLAGVATDMVVESTAREAHDRDFAVTIISDCCIAASDEDQQRSLINMRKLARIITSLELKC, from the coding sequence ATGAAAGCGCTACTCTGCCTCGATTTTGAAAATGATATTGTTCACCCCGATGGAAAAGTGTCTGCAAAAGGTTACGCTGCCTACAATGCCAAATACGAAAGCACTAACCACTTGAAAAGAGCACAGCAACAATTTCGCGCCGCCGGCTTGCCGGTATTGCATGTCCGCGTTGGTTTTTATCCCGGCTACGCGCAACAACCTAAAGGCTCTCCTCTGATGGGAAAAGCCCATGAATTTGAAGCGTTTAACCTTAACGGTTGGGGCGGTGAATTTTTTGCAGAAGTAGCACCGCAGGGCGACGAGCTGATTATCACCAAACACCGGGTCGGCGCCTTTCACGCTACCGCACTGGAACTAACCCTTAATACTCTCGGTGTTACCGAACTCTATCTAGCCGGCGTCGCTACCGATATGGTGGTGGAGTCCACCGCTCGCGAAGCCCACGATCGTGATTTTGCCGTTACTATTATTAGCGATTGCTGTATTGCGGCCAGTGATGAAGACCAACAGCGCAGTCTGATCAATATGCGAAAATTAGCACGCATCATCACGAGCTTGGAACTTAAGTGCTAA
- a CDS encoding FtsX-like permease family protein, whose amino-acid sequence MSTLLFDLRYTLRLLMRSPAFTALCITVIALAISLALTIYVVVGNQGIKPLPIPHGDRYVALMLQDKETYRILRGDRINAFIYQTFQQRLQSYQLLGAANIHRTITTSDDGIAEAEAGASITPNLLQATQAIPLLGRNLVASDAEIGAAPVALIGYEQWQNYYAGRKDIIGHLSRIDGQARTIVGVMPQNFGFPTDHHIWTPLQLPSNADPSNNSFRLTIIGILKKGTSVEQADSELKALIAQLANEYPDEYGHLSARTQPYIYAASANDWGTMNIVMLTAAGIILLLACLNVGNLLLVRANERTQELVIRSALGGSRQRIIQQVLMESFIICFVGGVIGLWLGSFGADYVRYQTEIVVGSSFLPFWMSFDIGPDIFLLTIAATLLVWLLAGGIPAWRASQLDINSALSGGGKGVTGKGNSKVAKGLVAVEVVCSFFLLVLSGAFVSSVHFANQIDYGVDTNNYISGFVNIREDAYPEDTDRVQFFTDLRTTLVQNPAIEAASFTNALPGMGYWRSPYNVEDRDLQSNNHYPNLIMIPIDQEYF is encoded by the coding sequence ATGAGCACACTGCTATTTGATTTGCGTTACACCCTGCGTCTGCTAATGCGGTCACCAGCTTTCACTGCGCTTTGTATTACGGTTATCGCATTGGCTATTAGTCTAGCACTGACAATTTACGTGGTGGTCGGCAACCAGGGTATTAAACCGTTACCGATACCCCATGGCGATCGTTATGTAGCACTGATGTTACAGGATAAAGAAACTTACCGGATTCTACGTGGCGATAGAATAAATGCCTTTATTTACCAAACATTTCAACAACGACTACAAAGCTATCAATTATTAGGAGCGGCTAATATTCACCGTACTATCACTACTAGTGACGACGGGATCGCTGAGGCTGAGGCTGGCGCATCAATCACACCTAACTTATTACAAGCCACACAAGCCATTCCATTACTCGGGCGCAATTTAGTTGCCAGTGATGCCGAAATAGGTGCTGCTCCAGTAGCGCTGATAGGCTATGAACAATGGCAAAACTATTATGCCGGCAGGAAAGATATTATTGGTCATTTGTCACGAATTGATGGACAAGCTCGAACCATCGTAGGCGTGATGCCGCAGAATTTTGGCTTCCCCACTGATCACCATATCTGGACACCTCTGCAACTGCCAAGCAATGCTGACCCAAGCAATAATAGTTTTCGCCTGACGATTATAGGTATTCTAAAAAAAGGGACTAGTGTCGAGCAAGCTGACAGCGAACTGAAAGCCCTAATTGCTCAACTCGCTAACGAATACCCTGATGAATACGGTCACCTTAGCGCAAGAACTCAACCGTATATCTATGCCGCTTCAGCCAATGACTGGGGAACTATGAATATTGTGATGCTGACAGCAGCGGGAATTATTCTGCTGCTGGCCTGCCTTAATGTCGGTAACTTATTACTGGTACGCGCCAATGAACGCACCCAGGAATTAGTTATCCGTAGTGCACTCGGAGGCTCACGCCAGCGAATTATTCAACAAGTATTAATGGAGTCATTTATTATTTGTTTCGTCGGTGGCGTCATAGGTTTATGGTTAGGAAGTTTCGGCGCCGATTATGTCCGCTACCAAACTGAAATTGTTGTCGGCTCATCATTTCTTCCTTTTTGGATGTCTTTCGATATTGGCCCGGATATTTTTCTCCTTACAATTGCAGCGACACTTTTAGTCTGGCTATTAGCAGGCGGCATACCCGCGTGGCGCGCATCGCAACTGGATATTAACTCAGCTTTGAGTGGCGGTGGTAAAGGAGTAACTGGCAAAGGTAATAGCAAAGTAGCCAAAGGCTTAGTGGCGGTAGAAGTTGTATGCTCGTTCTTTTTATTGGTATTAAGTGGCGCGTTTGTCAGCTCAGTACACTTTGCCAATCAAATCGATTACGGCGTTGATACCAACAACTACATTTCCGGCTTTGTAAATATTCGTGAAGACGCATATCCGGAAGATACAGACCGCGTACAATTTTTTACTGATCTGCGCACCACGCTTGTTCAGAACCCAGCGATTGAAGCCGCTAGCTTTACTAACGCACTACCGGGTATGGGTTATTGGCGTTCACCCTATAATGTTGAAGACAGGGACCTACAATCGAATAACCATTACCCAAATCTTATTATGATCCCCATTGACCAGGAATATTTTTAA